The following coding sequences are from one Megamonas funiformis window:
- the cas6 gene encoding CRISPR-associated endoribonuclease Cas6, which yields MKVYQIRMEIFLLEDIVINKIQEKITAFIDSGFKTDEEWLNFHEKNSFKNYCYDQLYPVENDRVYKKGKIYTLTIRTVDLELAKYFKLVCVDNHIKEIKGLVAEIRVLPKKILETVYTLTPMIIKTEKGYWKEAISFAEFEQRLKVNLIKKWNAYHQEKIDEDFDLYTVIELKNKKPIAIEYKKIKLLGDKVQIQVADNKRAQDLWYFALGVGLGEMNARGCGFLNYRWL from the coding sequence ATGAAAGTATATCAAATAAGAATGGAGATCTTTTTGTTAGAAGATATTGTTATTAATAAAATTCAAGAAAAGATAACAGCTTTTATTGATTCGGGTTTTAAAACTGATGAAGAGTGGTTAAATTTTCATGAAAAAAATAGTTTTAAAAATTACTGCTATGATCAGTTATATCCAGTAGAAAATGATCGGGTTTATAAAAAAGGAAAGATATATACTTTGACTATACGTACTGTAGATTTAGAATTAGCAAAATATTTTAAATTAGTATGTGTGGATAATCACATAAAAGAAATTAAAGGATTGGTAGCAGAAATAAGAGTGTTGCCAAAGAAAATATTAGAAACCGTATATACGCTTACACCTATGATCATAAAAACAGAAAAAGGTTATTGGAAAGAAGCTATAAGTTTTGCAGAATTTGAGCAAAGATTAAAAGTTAATTTAATTAAAAAATGGAATGCGTATCATCAAGAAAAAATTGATGAAGACTTTGATTTATATACTGTAATAGAACTTAAAAATAAAAAGCCAATTGCTATAGAGTATAAAAAAATAAAATTACTGGGAGATAAAGTTCAAATACAAGTGGCAGATAATAAGCGTGCTCAAGATCTATGGTATTTTGCTTTAGGTGTTGGTCTGGGTGAGATGAATGCTCGTGGCTGTGGATTTTTAAATTATCGTTGGCTATAA
- a CDS encoding type I CRISPR-associated protein Cas7 has translation MEDKTMNKRIYGILGISSVMGNWNADFSGYPKSTTDGNIFGSDKALKYPMKKMWDNEGKKVIYIKSLNEKLIPRTLKERYIKVFEDEDLKDVKKVLTNLMNAVDIKNFGATFAEAGCNIAITGAVQIGQGFNKYDNSTAQEQPILSPFADSTDENAKNSTIGTKITSNEAHYFYPFVINPLAYKELIELGVTEGYTEEDYQNFKRTALVSVTAFATNSKVGCENEFAVFVETESDAYLPNLSEYITFAKDEDKNIIDLKNLTDILNDMNQQIKSIEIYYNPYTTELTNDDIKDVKHFNIITSKEV, from the coding sequence ATGGAAGATAAAACTATGAATAAAAGAATATATGGTATTTTAGGTATTTCTTCAGTTATGGGTAATTGGAATGCAGATTTTTCAGGATATCCAAAATCAACAACAGATGGCAATATATTTGGTAGTGATAAAGCTTTAAAATATCCAATGAAAAAAATGTGGGATAATGAAGGTAAAAAAGTAATTTATATTAAGTCTTTAAATGAAAAATTAATTCCAAGAACATTGAAGGAACGTTATATAAAAGTTTTTGAAGATGAAGATTTAAAGGATGTTAAAAAAGTTTTGACTAATTTAATGAATGCTGTAGATATAAAGAATTTTGGTGCAACTTTTGCAGAAGCTGGTTGTAATATTGCAATTACTGGCGCAGTACAAATCGGTCAAGGTTTTAATAAATATGATAATTCCACAGCGCAAGAACAGCCAATTTTATCTCCATTTGCAGATTCAACAGATGAAAATGCTAAAAATTCCACTATTGGTACAAAAATTACAAGTAATGAAGCACATTATTTTTATCCATTTGTAATTAATCCACTTGCTTATAAAGAATTAATAGAATTAGGCGTTACAGAAGGTTATACAGAAGAAGATTATCAAAACTTTAAACGCACAGCATTGGTATCTGTTACAGCATTTGCAACAAATTCTAAAGTTGGTTGTGAAAATGAATTCGCTGTATTTGTAGAAACGGAAAGTGATGCTTATTTACCTAATTTATCGGAATATATAACTTTTGCCAAAGATGAAGATAAAAATATCATAGATTTGAAGAATTTGACGGATATATTAAATGATATGAACCAGCAGATTAAATCTATAGAAATTTATTACAATCCATATACTACAGAATTAACAAATGACGATATAAAAGATGTTAAGCATTTTAATATCATAACCTCTAAAGAGGTGTAA
- the cas5b gene encoding type I-B CRISPR-associated protein Cas5b translates to MEILKFKLSGKSAFFKKPEVNTYCYFTYGNIHRVALLGILGAILGYKGYSQMQDILSNKKKKGKLEPSYPEFYEKLKDLKIAILPLNPKGVITKKIQIFNNSVGYASKEQGGNLIVKEQWLENPKWEICILLDCEEAIKIKEAIQNYKCEFYPYLGTNDHFADIEYLGVEEAQTVIQDDYRIDSFMAKDNIEFIEKNSRQLRKILSEDEIESYSRFKYEEALPKSIDAEVNNYKLERFVYTNGFVKFLDSKQVYSISNQDNKEAIEAKKRKNIVFY, encoded by the coding sequence ATGGAAATTTTAAAATTTAAACTTAGTGGAAAGAGTGCTTTTTTTAAAAAGCCAGAAGTAAATACGTATTGTTATTTCACTTATGGCAATATTCATAGAGTAGCACTATTAGGTATTTTAGGGGCTATCTTAGGATATAAAGGCTATAGTCAAATGCAAGATATTTTGTCTAATAAAAAGAAAAAAGGCAAATTAGAGCCATCATATCCAGAATTCTATGAGAAACTAAAAGATTTAAAGATTGCTATTTTGCCCTTAAATCCTAAAGGTGTTATTACTAAAAAAATACAGATTTTTAATAACTCTGTTGGATATGCTTCCAAAGAACAGGGTGGAAATCTGATTGTAAAAGAACAATGGCTTGAAAATCCCAAATGGGAAATTTGTATTTTGCTAGATTGTGAAGAAGCTATAAAAATCAAAGAAGCTATACAAAATTATAAATGCGAATTTTATCCATATTTAGGAACAAATGACCATTTTGCAGATATTGAGTATTTAGGCGTAGAAGAAGCTCAAACTGTAATACAAGATGATTATAGAATTGATAGTTTTATGGCGAAAGATAATATAGAGTTTATAGAAAAAAATTCGAGACAATTAAGAAAAATTTTGAGTGAAGATGAAATTGAATCATATAGTCGATTTAAATATGAAGAAGCATTGCCAAAAAGTATCGATGCAGAAGTGAATAATTACAAATTAGAAAGATTTGTATATACAAATGGTTTTGTTAAATTTTTAGATAGTAAACAAGTATATTCAATATCAAATCAAGATAATAAAGAAGCAATAGAAGCTAAAAAAAGAAAAAATATAGTATTTTATTGA
- a CDS encoding CRISPR-associated helicase/endonuclease Cas3: MEADILKNLVKNLNRYKAHKKSKDNEIIYETLLAHTELTNKYFFKFWQSKNSDEIFDRFCDVFWQKENIDNKLKNKAKDLLKEIIMTIPIFHDIGKVNPNFQLMKLKVNDFKENEAYVNTHHSFLSSMFYMDYCRKLVYDEKNEDEIVNLLAEFILYNGYIIARHHSELGSLTEFTKLINLDDDTYFSKLKRIINNEDIYSVKIDFIKSDIEDMFRNLNKVDKDAEKVGKRSIKQGVYLSIYIRWLYSLLVASDYYATSEFMNEADFSENTDLNDIDKWDSVYENTDLLKNIRQYQQERYPISNEELNTVTDINILRSEIFCEVEEKIKANTDENIFYLEAPTGSGKSNTAINASFKLMQHDKRLQKIFYIYPFNTLVEQNLETLEKVFADNEDIKQNIAVINSITPIKVSEKDLNDNEEKDVYQKALLDRQFLNYPMILSTHVSLFNIIFGNRQSDVLAFYQLANSVIVLDEIQSYKNKIWAEIICYLKELAKMFNIKIIIMSATLPDLDILSRFQAQAVDLLENSSRFFAVDCFKNRVKLNYDLLKVDKDSILDELKTHLKQYLKSDKKILIEFIKKKTAHDFWVDLQENEDFKDVQIEYLSGDDSIAERKRILDKVKKATDTIILVSTQVIEAGVDIDMDIGYKNISKLDSEEQFLGRINRSCKKEGIAYFFEVDEASDIYKDDVRLSESIVLKDVNMQKILELKLFDEYYKKVLETTMGKYSYHFDEFIKDISDLNYESISTHMKLIDDTQDMVQIYIIRTLCVDGEILDGKQIWDSYVDLWENGRKTMSYAEWKIELSRITSKMNNFIYQVSKHNLRIGKFYEQMGNITCLEDGDKYFIKDKFNREILYIEN; the protein is encoded by the coding sequence ATGGAAGCGGATATCTTAAAAAATTTAGTTAAAAATCTAAATCGATACAAGGCTCATAAAAAATCTAAAGATAATGAAATAATATATGAAACCTTACTAGCACATACTGAATTAACAAATAAGTATTTTTTTAAATTTTGGCAGAGTAAAAATTCAGATGAAATTTTTGACAGATTTTGTGATGTTTTTTGGCAGAAAGAAAATATTGATAATAAGTTAAAAAATAAAGCTAAAGATTTATTAAAAGAAATTATTATGACGATACCTATTTTTCATGATATAGGGAAAGTAAATCCAAATTTTCAATTGATGAAATTAAAAGTCAATGATTTTAAAGAAAATGAAGCATATGTAAATACACATCATTCTTTTTTATCATCAATGTTTTATATGGATTATTGTAGAAAACTTGTTTATGATGAAAAAAATGAAGACGAGATTGTAAATTTATTGGCGGAGTTCATTTTATATAATGGATATATTATAGCTAGACATCATAGCGAATTAGGAAGTTTAACGGAATTTACTAAGCTTATAAATTTAGATGATGATACGTATTTTTCTAAATTAAAACGAATTATAAATAATGAAGATATTTATTCAGTTAAGATAGATTTTATAAAATCTGATATAGAAGATATGTTTAGAAATTTAAACAAAGTAGATAAAGATGCTGAAAAAGTAGGTAAAAGAAGTATTAAACAAGGGGTATATTTATCTATTTATATACGCTGGTTATATTCTTTGTTAGTAGCTAGTGATTATTATGCTACATCAGAATTTATGAATGAGGCGGATTTTAGTGAAAATACTGATTTAAATGATATTGATAAATGGGATAGTGTCTATGAGAATACTGATTTATTAAAGAATATTCGCCAATATCAACAAGAAAGATATCCTATAAGTAATGAAGAATTAAATACAGTAACAGATATTAATATTTTACGTAGTGAGATTTTTTGTGAAGTAGAAGAAAAAATAAAAGCTAATACTGATGAAAATATCTTTTATTTAGAAGCTCCAACAGGTAGTGGTAAAAGTAATACAGCTATTAATGCTAGTTTTAAATTAATGCAACATGATAAGAGATTACAAAAGATATTTTATATTTATCCTTTTAATACTTTAGTTGAACAAAACTTAGAAACTTTAGAGAAGGTTTTTGCTGATAATGAAGACATTAAACAAAATATTGCAGTAATAAATTCAATAACGCCGATAAAAGTATCAGAAAAAGATTTAAATGATAATGAAGAAAAAGATGTTTATCAAAAAGCGTTACTTGATAGACAATTTTTAAATTATCCTATGATTTTATCAACACATGTTAGTTTATTTAATATTATCTTTGGTAATAGACAAAGTGATGTATTGGCTTTTTATCAATTGGCAAATAGTGTAATTGTTCTAGATGAAATTCAAAGTTATAAAAATAAAATTTGGGCTGAAATAATATGTTATTTAAAAGAATTAGCGAAAATGTTTAATATTAAAATCATTATAATGTCTGCTACTTTGCCAGATTTGGATATTTTATCGAGATTTCAAGCACAAGCAGTAGATTTGCTAGAAAACTCGAGTAGATTTTTTGCAGTGGATTGTTTTAAAAATCGTGTAAAGTTAAATTATGATTTATTAAAAGTTGATAAAGATAGTATATTAGATGAGTTAAAAACGCATTTAAAACAATATCTAAAATCAGATAAGAAAATTTTGATTGAATTTATAAAGAAAAAAACAGCACATGATTTTTGGGTAGATTTACAAGAGAATGAAGATTTTAAAGATGTGCAAATAGAATATTTATCTGGTGATGATAGCATAGCAGAGAGAAAGAGGATTTTAGATAAAGTTAAAAAAGCTACAGATACTATAATTTTAGTATCTACACAAGTTATCGAAGCTGGTGTAGATATAGATATGGATATCGGTTATAAAAATATATCAAAGTTGGATAGCGAAGAGCAATTTTTGGGTAGAATAAATCGTTCCTGCAAAAAAGAAGGTATAGCATATTTTTTTGAAGTTGATGAAGCAAGCGATATATACAAAGATGATGTACGGTTGAGTGAAAGTATTGTATTAAAAGATGTAAATATGCAAAAGATTTTAGAATTAAAATTGTTTGATGAGTATTATAAGAAAGTATTAGAAACTACCATGGGAAAATATAGCTATCATTTTGATGAATTTATAAAAGATATTTCTGATTTAAATTATGAAAGTATATCTACTCATATGAAGTTGATTGATGATACACAGGATATGGTACAAATTTATATAATTAGGACTTTATGTGTTGATGGTGAAATTTTAGATGGAAAACAAATTTGGGATAGTTATGTAGATTTATGGGAAAATGGCAGAAAAACTATGTCTTATGCCGAGTGGAAAATTGAATTATCTAGAATTACAAGCAAAATGAATAATTTTATCTATCAAGTTAGTAAACATAATTTGCGTATAGGAAAATTTTATGAACAAATGGGTAATATTACTTGCTTGGAAGATGGCGATAAATATTTTATAAAAGACAAATTTAATAGAGAGATATTATATATTGAGAATTGA
- a CDS encoding TRM11 family SAM-dependent methyltransferase yields the protein MKDNFKLEMTTVWSFPKRGNWATHSGMYRGNWSPYVPRNLILKFTAEHDWILDQFMGSGTTLIEAKLLNRNIIGIDVNEKAYKITEKNLNFECKTSSHIHIRLCSAENIYFIKNNSIDCICTHPPYANIIKYSKDNRYDISLLSVEKYLLAMKNVAKESYRVLKSNHICAIMVGDIRKKGILIPLGFYVMNIFKQQGFILKDIIIKEQHNCKSTLKWVNIKHSFYLLAHEYIFIFEKK from the coding sequence ATGAAGGATAATTTTAAATTGGAGATGACAACAGTATGGTCTTTTCCTAAAAGAGGCAATTGGGCTACACATTCAGGAATGTATCGTGGAAATTGGTCACCATATGTTCCTCGTAATTTAATATTAAAATTTACAGCAGAACATGATTGGATATTAGATCAATTTATGGGAAGTGGAACAACATTAATTGAAGCTAAATTATTAAATAGAAATATTATTGGTATAGATGTTAATGAGAAGGCATATAAAATAACAGAAAAAAACTTAAATTTTGAGTGTAAAACATCATCACATATTCATATAAGATTATGTAGTGCAGAAAATATATATTTTATAAAAAATAATAGTATAGATTGTATTTGTACACATCCTCCATATGCTAATATCATTAAGTATAGTAAAGATAATCGATATGATATATCATTATTAAGTGTTGAAAAATATTTGTTAGCTATGAAAAATGTAGCAAAAGAATCGTATCGTGTGTTAAAATCTAATCATATTTGTGCTATTATGGTAGGCGATATTAGAAAAAAAGGAATTTTAATTCCTTTAGGTTTTTATGTAATGAATATTTTTAAACAGCAAGGTTTTATTTTAAAAGATATAATAATAAAAGAACAACATAATTGTAAATCTACTTTAAAATGGGTAAATATAAAGCATTCTTTTTATTTATTAGCACATGAATATATTTTTATATTTGAGAAAAAGTAA
- a CDS encoding DNA adenine methylase, translating to MIDNNISPFIKWAGGKRQLLPYIKEKMPLKYKNYIEPFIGGGAVLFGITPDKAIINDINKALINVYNQIKYNPIELMDFLSKIDIQSDVEPKEYYYKKREIFNDKIMKSEYDIELASLFIYLNKHCFNGLYRVNSKGLFNVPFNNSLAKSFNEDNIKAVSRYLQKVTILEGDFEVACQNAQEGDFIFLDSPYAPLNDNSFEAYTKEGFDIESHKRLAILFDRLTKKGCFCMLTNHNTVFIEDLYKNYSREVIKVRRYINSDANNRKGEEVIITNY from the coding sequence TTGATAGATAATAATATATCACCATTTATAAAATGGGCAGGAGGAAAACGCCAATTATTACCTTATATTAAGGAAAAAATGCCTTTGAAATATAAAAATTATATAGAACCATTTATAGGTGGTGGCGCTGTATTGTTTGGTATAACACCAGATAAGGCAATAATTAATGATATAAATAAAGCACTTATAAATGTGTATAATCAAATAAAATATAATCCTATTGAGTTAATGGATTTTTTATCAAAAATAGATATTCAAAGTGATGTTGAACCTAAAGAATATTATTATAAAAAAAGAGAAATATTTAATGATAAGATAATGAAATCTGAATATGATATAGAATTAGCTAGTTTGTTTATTTATTTAAATAAACATTGCTTTAATGGATTATATCGTGTAAATAGCAAAGGTTTATTTAATGTACCATTTAATAATAGTTTGGCAAAATCTTTTAATGAAGACAATATAAAAGCTGTATCAAGATATTTACAAAAAGTAACTATTTTAGAGGGCGATTTTGAAGTGGCTTGTCAAAATGCACAAGAAGGAGATTTTATTTTTTTAGATAGTCCATATGCCCCATTAAATGATAATTCTTTTGAAGCGTATACTAAAGAAGGTTTTGATATTGAAAGTCATAAAAGATTAGCTATTTTATTTGATAGGTTAACTAAAAAAGGTTGCTTTTGTATGTTGACTAATCATAATACTGTATTTATTGAGGATTTGTATAAAAATTATTCAAGAGAAGTTATAAAGGTTAGAAGATATATTAATTCTGATGCCAATAATAGAAAAGGCGAAGAAGTAATTATAACAAACTATTAA
- a CDS encoding type II restriction endonuclease encodes MKNRDFDKWLSTMNDSIATWKYYTDFEKVYKNAEKIKTEIYILNSLINSKNIREDFKKLLLEYPQILKVIPLLIAKRTTDVIIINDTVQKYYYNFKKMNYSIDEYALFMENTGIFDLLSNHLIANLYDYILGVEVGLDTNTRKNRTGKAMETLVESYILQSGFVKEKNYFTQVSKNRLKEDFNIDLSNLKIDEIFKSSKKEKSEKKFDFVVKTEQKYYLIETNFYTTQGSKLNETARSYKELALEFKDLDNIDFVWITDGKGWQTTKKNLQETFNILDNIYNINDMENGILTKLFK; translated from the coding sequence ATGAAAAATAGAGATTTTGATAAATGGTTATCAACCATGAATGATTCAATTGCTACTTGGAAATATTATACTGATTTTGAAAAAGTATACAAAAATGCAGAAAAAATAAAAACAGAAATATATATATTAAACAGTTTAATAAATAGTAAAAATATAAGAGAAGATTTTAAAAAATTATTATTAGAATATCCACAAATATTGAAAGTAATACCCTTATTAATAGCTAAAAGAACAACAGATGTAATAATCATTAATGATACAGTACAAAAATATTATTACAATTTTAAAAAGATGAATTATAGCATAGATGAGTATGCTTTATTCATGGAAAATACGGGAATATTTGATTTATTGAGTAATCATCTTATAGCCAATTTATATGATTATATCTTGGGTGTAGAAGTAGGTTTAGATACTAATACTAGAAAAAATAGAACAGGGAAAGCAATGGAAACATTGGTGGAAAGTTATATTTTACAAAGTGGTTTTGTTAAAGAAAAGAATTATTTTACGCAGGTAAGTAAAAATCGCTTGAAAGAAGATTTTAATATAGATTTGTCTAATTTAAAGATTGATGAAATATTTAAAAGTAGTAAAAAAGAAAAATCAGAGAAAAAATTTGATTTTGTTGTTAAAACAGAGCAAAAATATTATTTAATTGAGACAAATTTTTATACAACACAAGGTTCTAAATTAAATGAAACGGCAAGAAGTTATAAAGAATTAGCATTAGAATTTAAAGACTTAGATAATATAGATTTTGTTTGGATTACTGATGGTAAAGGTTGGCAAACAACGAAAAAGAATTTACAAGAAACTTTCAATATATTGGATAATATATATAATATAAATGATATGGAAAATGGAATTTTAACAAAACTTTTTAAATAA
- a CDS encoding LysR family transcriptional regulator: protein MEFRVLKYFLTVVREENITKAANVLHITQPTLSRQLAQLEEDIGVKLFNRGTRKISLTNEGMLLRRRAEEIISLVDKTEQELNEQDEMLDGVISLGCGELSSVSTLADILAGFKKKHPLIVYDLYTANADEIKEKIDKGLIDIGLLLEPVNIEKYEYIRLQTKEVWGAVMRADDELAKQEFVTAEQLSKRQIILARRPKAKNELAHWFGKYYDKLNISFTSNMSTNASIMVEKGLGNTLIIKGSLPFLDENRIKCIPLYPALIANSVLVWKRHQPFNLATTKFIEYIQCFLSMK from the coding sequence ATGGAATTTAGAGTATTAAAATATTTTTTAACTGTTGTAAGGGAAGAAAATATAACAAAAGCAGCGAATGTATTACATATTACCCAGCCAACATTGAGTCGACAATTAGCTCAATTAGAAGAAGATATTGGAGTAAAATTATTTAATCGTGGAACTAGAAAGATAAGTTTAACAAATGAAGGAATGTTATTAAGACGTAGGGCAGAAGAAATAATTTCTTTAGTGGACAAAACAGAACAAGAATTAAATGAACAAGATGAAATGTTAGATGGTGTGATTTCTTTGGGATGTGGAGAATTAAGTTCTGTATCAACACTAGCAGATATATTAGCTGGTTTTAAAAAGAAGCACCCACTTATTGTTTATGATTTATATACAGCAAATGCAGATGAGATCAAAGAAAAAATTGATAAAGGATTAATAGATATTGGTTTATTATTAGAGCCTGTGAATATAGAAAAGTATGAATATATTCGATTGCAGACAAAAGAAGTGTGGGGTGCTGTAATGAGAGCTGATGATGAATTAGCTAAGCAAGAATTTGTTACTGCAGAACAGTTGAGCAAAAGACAAATAATATTAGCACGTAGACCAAAAGCCAAAAATGAATTAGCACATTGGTTTGGTAAGTATTATGATAAACTGAATATTTCATTTACAAGTAATATGAGTACAAATGCAAGTATTATGGTAGAAAAAGGATTGGGAAATACTTTAATTATTAAAGGCTCATTGCCATTTTTAGATGAAAATAGAATAAAATGCATACCACTATATCCAGCTTTGATAGCTAATAGTGTTTTAGTTTGGAAAAGACATCAGCCATTTAATTTGGCTACAACGAAATTTATAGAGTATATACAATGCTTTTTAAGCATGAAATGA
- a CDS encoding MerR family transcriptional regulator, with protein MTIGEISQEIGLSADTLRYYEKIGLLPNVPRDNSGKRNYDENFINWIKFIQTLKNSGMSLNDIIEYINLAKCGNNTYQERKNLLIKSKQILLEKMSNLQSMIEKANYQINNYDNILVPKTNALIF; from the coding sequence ATGACAATTGGAGAAATATCACAAGAAATAGGTCTATCAGCAGATACTTTAAGATATTATGAAAAAATAGGATTATTACCTAATGTACCAAGAGATAATAGTGGCAAACGTAATTATGATGAGAATTTTATTAATTGGATAAAATTTATTCAAACATTAAAAAATAGTGGAATGTCTTTAAACGATATTATAGAGTATATAAATTTGGCAAAATGTGGCAATAATACATATCAAGAACGCAAAAATTTATTAATAAAATCTAAGCAAATATTATTAGAAAAAATGTCGAATTTACAATCTATGATAGAAAAAGCAAATTATCAAATTAATAATTATGATAATATTTTAGTACCTAAGACAAATGCTTTAATATTTTAA
- a CDS encoding flavodoxin, with product MKKTMILTSMALISLVAVGCANEEVKDTQDNQPVISTNMEEVQTEGNANMKKSLIVYFSYGENSELPQDVDASASASIQKWNDENTGNTGIVAHIIQEKTKGDMFSVQTVNKYPSTYNETVNQGKQEHENNIRPELANHITNLDDYDTIFVGYPNWWYDMPMAMYSFFDEYDLSNKTIIPFNTSGGSAFSDTINTIKKLEPNANVIEGITIRAEDVEFSQNEIDEWLNDLGYNI from the coding sequence ATGAAAAAAACAATGATATTAACTTCAATGGCATTGATATCTTTAGTAGCTGTAGGTTGTGCAAATGAAGAAGTTAAAGATACACAAGATAATCAGCCTGTTATTTCAACAAATATGGAAGAAGTACAAACAGAGGGCAATGCAAATATGAAAAAATCATTAATAGTTTATTTTTCTTATGGTGAAAATAGTGAATTGCCACAAGATGTAGATGCTTCAGCTAGCGCTAGTATACAAAAATGGAATGATGAAAATACTGGTAATACAGGTATAGTAGCACATATTATTCAAGAGAAAACAAAAGGGGATATGTTTTCTGTTCAGACAGTAAATAAGTATCCATCAACATATAATGAGACTGTTAATCAAGGAAAACAGGAGCATGAAAATAATATTCGTCCTGAACTTGCAAATCATATAACAAATTTAGATGATTATGATACTATTTTCGTGGGTTATCCAAATTGGTGGTATGATATGCCAATGGCAATGTATAGTTTTTTTGATGAATATGATTTGAGTAATAAGACAATTATTCCGTTTAATACTTCTGGCGGTAGCGCTTTTTCTGACACTATAAATACAATTAAAAAATTAGAGCCAAATGCAAATGTAATTGAAGGTATAACAATTAGAGCTGAAGATGTAGAGTTTAGTCAAAATGAAATTGATGAATGGTTAAATGATTTAGGTTATAATATTTGA
- a CDS encoding FAD:protein FMN transferase, which produces MMKKKLYIFIVIILSFLIFATYKIFVENKTIVEKDTILAMDTQISWVIYEKPSLYPLDLNAKIKTRIDELVKLLSVTDENSEIYKVNHHQERDIKLSEDTKNVVLFALQMAEKTNGALEPTIYPVLREWGFTTGKYQIPDETKIRDLLNYVDYRKVSLKENQIYLPDGMQIDLGAVAKGYIGDEIIKILKANNISSAVINLGGNVQLLGTKPNGDLWNIGLKSPNSQDYIGILRLADCAIVTSGNYERYFIGEDNKRYWHILDGKTGKPADKHINSVTIVTKQGKLGDALSTALFVMGVDEAINYWKQNKDENDAFEMILITDDKKIYITENLVDSFTLQDKYKDYHMVVITL; this is translated from the coding sequence ATGATGAAGAAAAAATTATATATTTTCATAGTGATTATATTGTCCTTTCTTATTTTTGCTACGTATAAAATATTTGTAGAAAATAAAACAATAGTGGAAAAAGATACTATTTTAGCAATGGATACGCAAATTTCATGGGTAATATATGAAAAACCTTCACTATATCCATTAGATTTAAATGCGAAAATAAAAACGAGAATAGATGAATTAGTAAAATTATTATCGGTTACTGATGAAAATAGTGAAATTTATAAAGTAAATCATCATCAAGAACGAGATATAAAATTAAGTGAAGATACTAAAAATGTAGTTTTATTTGCCTTACAGATGGCAGAAAAAACAAACGGAGCTTTAGAGCCGACTATATATCCAGTGCTTAGAGAATGGGGCTTTACTACAGGAAAATACCAAATACCTGATGAAACAAAAATAAGAGATTTATTAAATTATGTGGATTATAGGAAAGTTAGTTTAAAAGAAAATCAAATATATTTGCCAGATGGTATGCAGATTGATTTAGGAGCAGTAGCTAAGGGATATATAGGTGATGAAATCATAAAAATTTTGAAGGCAAATAATATATCGTCTGCCGTAATAAATTTAGGTGGTAATGTTCAATTATTAGGAACAAAACCAAATGGTGATTTATGGAATATTGGACTTAAATCACCTAATAGTCAAGATTATATAGGTATCTTAAGATTAGCAGATTGTGCGATTGTAACTTCAGGAAATTATGAGCGATATTTTATCGGCGAAGATAACAAACGATATTGGCATATTTTAGATGGAAAAACAGGTAAACCAGCAGATAAACATATTAATTCCGTAACGATTGTGACAAAACAAGGAAAATTAGGTGATGCTTTATCCACAGCATTATTTGTAATGGGAGTAGATGAAGCTATTAATTATTGGAAGCAAAATAAAGATGAAAATGATGCATTTGAGATGATATTGATTACAGATGATAAAAAAATATATATAACTGAGAATTTAGTTGATAGTTTTACTTTGCAAGATAAATATAAAGATTATCATATGGTGGTGATAACTTTATGA